One stretch of Campylobacter sp. CCS1377 DNA includes these proteins:
- a CDS encoding FlaG family protein — MKVNSQIDNSFFANNSTSLNQKVEFSNVAQNTEQGNTQNESINEQLSKLTEKLNQQAESLGTNIKFGFNDKIHSMYVSVTEKHTGRLIRQIPSEEALKLAEHLQDVIGMIFDKES; from the coding sequence ATGAAGGTAAATAGTCAAATTGATAATAGCTTTTTTGCTAATAATTCAACTTCTTTGAATCAAAAAGTAGAATTTAGTAATGTGGCACAAAATACAGAACAAGGCAATACTCAAAATGAGAGTATAAATGAGCAATTAAGCAAGTTAACAGAAAAGCTTAATCAACAAGCGGAGTCTTTAGGGACAAATATAAAATTTGGCTTTAATGATAAAATTCATTCTATGTATGTTAGCGTTACGGAAAAACATACAGGAAGATTAATAAGACAAATTCCTAGCGAAGAAGCTTTAAAATTAGCAGAGCATCTTCAAGATGTAATAGGAATGATATTCGATAAGGAGAGTTAA